The following proteins come from a genomic window of Bacillus thermozeamaize:
- a CDS encoding ATPase, protein MKIKAIQNALNQEFAEREEVIEGLIVALIARQHCLLIGPPGTGKSALVSGLTKRITGANHFQWLLTRFSTPEELFGPVSLKELEQGIYKRNIAGKLPEAHLAFVDEIFKANSAILNSLLSIINERLFYNNGHPVQVPLMTLVGASNEYPEEGEGLEALFDRFLLRFEVGYIGEDQAFLSMMRGPQSVPADMTIDELYELQFFSDTVTIPDEVYTTLANIRRELMDEGIRPSDRRFKQSLSVIRAKAVLEGRGQAVVEDILILKNSLWERPEQREKVAGIVKKHAQDPVKTKLDEVRDEMRSILESVTKNNTPEQAVEATKKLKMLVSDLQNLNQNYPDRKEIDNAIQAIQKSLEKIASQVLGV, encoded by the coding sequence ATGAAAATCAAAGCCATCCAAAACGCGCTTAACCAGGAATTTGCCGAGCGGGAAGAAGTGATTGAAGGTTTGATCGTCGCCCTCATTGCACGGCAGCACTGCCTGCTCATCGGCCCGCCTGGCACCGGAAAATCGGCCCTGGTTTCCGGACTAACGAAGCGGATCACCGGAGCGAACCATTTCCAGTGGCTTCTCACCCGCTTCAGCACGCCGGAGGAGCTGTTCGGTCCGGTGAGTCTCAAGGAACTTGAGCAAGGCATCTACAAACGAAACATCGCCGGAAAGTTGCCTGAGGCGCACCTTGCGTTTGTGGACGAAATCTTCAAGGCAAATTCGGCGATTCTAAACAGCCTTCTTTCGATCATCAACGAAAGGCTGTTTTACAACAACGGACATCCGGTGCAAGTTCCGCTCATGACGCTGGTTGGAGCATCCAATGAGTATCCGGAGGAAGGCGAAGGGCTGGAAGCGCTCTTTGACCGGTTCCTTCTGCGTTTTGAAGTGGGCTATATCGGCGAAGACCAGGCGTTTCTCTCCATGATGAGAGGTCCTCAGTCGGTTCCGGCGGACATGACCATCGACGAACTTTATGAACTGCAATTTTTTAGCGACACCGTCACAATCCCCGACGAAGTGTACACGACGCTCGCCAATATCCGCCGAGAGCTTATGGATGAGGGAATACGGCCTTCCGATCGGCGCTTCAAGCAGTCGCTTTCTGTGATCCGTGCAAAAGCAGTGTTGGAGGGAAGAGGACAGGCTGTTGTCGAAGACATTTTGATCCTCAAAAACAGCCTGTGGGAGCGGCCTGAACAACGGGAGAAGGTCGCCGGGATTGTGAAGAAACACGCGCAAGACCCGGTAAAGACAAAACTGGATGAGGTAAGGGACGAAATGAGAAGTATTTTAGAATCGGTCACCAAAAACAACACTCCCGAGCAGGCGGTTGAAGCGACAAAGAAGCTGAAAATGTTGGTGTCCGACTTGCAAAATCTTAATCAGAATTATCCGGATCGTAAAGAAATCGACAATGCGATACAGGCGATTCAAAAGTCGCTTGAGAAAATTGCCTCCCAGGTATTGGGGGTGTGA